From a single Pelobacter seleniigenes DSM 18267 genomic region:
- a CDS encoding FmdB family zinc ribbon protein, protein MPLYEYQCTDCGARFEVRQKFSDAPVETCRECGGTVKKQISQSAFALKGGGWYDQGYSQKGTCPSAAGGGGEACASCPKAVNS, encoded by the coding sequence ATGCCCTTGTACGAATATCAGTGTACTGATTGCGGAGCTCGTTTTGAGGTCCGGCAAAAGTTTTCCGACGCTCCGGTGGAGACCTGTCGGGAGTGTGGTGGAACGGTTAAAAAACAAATTTCGCAAAGTGCCTTTGCCCTGAAGGGCGGCGGTTGGTACGATCAGGGTTATTCCCAGAAGGGTACCTGTCCGTCTGCTGCCGGAGGCGGGGGCGAAGCCTGTGCGTCCTGTCCGAAGGCCGTCAATAGTTAG
- a CDS encoding DUF3467 domain-containing protein produces the protein MEKNKKQEVKLEIQIEDDVANGQYINLAVVNHNDSEFVIDCIYVQPQAPKARVQSRLILSPRHAKRLLLALQNNIETYEKRFGRIELLGPGLEASEHKPIH, from the coding sequence ATGGAGAAGAACAAGAAGCAAGAAGTTAAATTGGAAATTCAGATTGAAGACGATGTTGCCAACGGCCAGTATATCAACCTGGCGGTGGTCAATCATAATGACAGCGAGTTTGTCATCGACTGCATCTATGTTCAACCACAGGCACCCAAGGCACGAGTTCAATCGCGACTGATCCTGTCGCCGCGGCATGCCAAGCGCCTGCTGCTGGCCTTACAGAACAACATTGAGACCTATGAAAAACGCTTCGGGCGCATTGAACTGCTCGGCCCCGGGCTTGAAGCCTCCGAGCATAAGCCCATACACTGA
- a CDS encoding YggT family protein has protein sequence MNVLIVAIARILDLAFNIYIFIVIARALVSWVNPDPYNPIVRFLHNATDPVLYRIRRLLPFLQVGGIDLSPMALLILLSVCQQVLATFLYRLAAY, from the coding sequence ATGAATGTATTGATCGTCGCCATTGCCAGAATCCTGGACCTGGCATTTAATATCTACATCTTTATCGTCATTGCCCGCGCCCTTGTCTCCTGGGTCAATCCCGATCCGTATAACCCGATTGTGCGTTTTTTACATAATGCGACAGATCCGGTGCTTTATCGCATCCGCCGCTTATTGCCATTTTTGCAGGTTGGAGGCATCGACTTGTCGCCCATGGCATTGCTGATTCTGCTATCGGTCTGTCAGCAGGTTCTGGCGACGTTTCTCTATCGGCTGGCAGCATATTAA
- the folD gene encoding bifunctional methylenetetrahydrofolate dehydrogenase/methenyltetrahydrofolate cyclohydrolase FolD, which translates to MAKIIDGKAIAADMRQEIADDTRSLIEQGVTPGLAVVLVGEDPASRVYVSMKEKACAAAGIFSVEHKLPATTSEVELLNLIAQLNGDERIDGILVQLPLPDHIDEGKVLEAISPAKDVDGFHPYNVGRLVTGNPLFQPCTPYGVMKMLERTGVELKGKEVVVVGRSNIVGKPVALMCLAEHATVTICHSRTVDLAQKVAAADVVIAAVGRPEMIKGEWIKPGAVVIDVGVNRVGDKKLVGDVEFAAACERAAAITPVPGGVGPMTITMLLYNTVESAKRRVAR; encoded by the coding sequence GTGGCAAAAATTATTGACGGCAAAGCGATCGCAGCCGATATGCGACAGGAGATTGCCGATGATACCCGCTCGTTGATTGAGCAGGGCGTGACCCCAGGACTGGCCGTGGTGTTGGTCGGGGAAGATCCCGCCAGCCGTGTCTATGTCTCAATGAAAGAAAAAGCTTGTGCCGCAGCAGGGATTTTTTCTGTTGAGCATAAATTGCCGGCAACGACCAGTGAGGTCGAGCTGCTGAATTTGATCGCACAGTTGAATGGCGACGAGCGGATCGACGGGATCCTGGTTCAGCTGCCTTTACCGGATCATATTGATGAGGGCAAAGTGTTGGAAGCGATCTCACCGGCCAAAGATGTCGACGGATTTCATCCCTATAATGTCGGGCGCTTGGTAACCGGCAACCCGCTCTTTCAGCCTTGTACGCCCTATGGCGTCATGAAAATGCTCGAACGGACCGGTGTCGAACTGAAAGGGAAAGAAGTCGTGGTCGTCGGCCGGTCCAATATTGTCGGAAAACCGGTTGCCCTGATGTGTCTGGCTGAGCATGCGACAGTGACAATCTGCCATTCGCGGACTGTTGACCTGGCGCAAAAAGTCGCTGCTGCCGATGTCGTCATCGCTGCGGTCGGCAGGCCGGAGATGATCAAAGGAGAGTGGATCAAGCCTGGTGCCGTGGTCATCGATGTCGGGGTTAATCGGGTTGGTGACAAAAAACTGGTTGGGGATGTTGAATTTGCCGCCGCTTGTGAGCGGGCCGCAGCGATCACTCCGGTTCCCGGCGGCGTCGGTCCTATGACCATTACCATGTTGCTCTATAACACTGTCGAAAGTGCCAAACGGCGGGTTGCCCGCTAA
- a CDS encoding methylenetetrahydrofolate reductase: protein MSRLGTKLQVGEFVITAELAPPKGADPEAILRKAEALERVDAVNLTDNQGARMRMAPLALARILLERGHEPVLQVTCRDRNRIALQADLLGAAALGIENLLVLSGDHPRFGDHPGARPVFDLDSVQLLRGIQQLQSGIDMGGSRLQSAPHFFVGASAAPAAQPMEPALLKIVKKISCGAQFFQTQAVFEHNQLEKFMGFLANYRVPVILGVVLIKNVKVGEFLNRHIPGIQVPPDLLKRLEVASDPLAEGVSFAREAVFWARQFCQGVHLMTFGREDLIPAILAD from the coding sequence ATGAGCCGACTTGGCACAAAATTACAGGTCGGCGAGTTCGTCATTACTGCTGAACTCGCACCGCCGAAAGGGGCGGATCCTGAGGCGATCCTGCGCAAGGCTGAGGCCCTGGAAAGGGTCGATGCAGTCAATCTGACGGACAATCAGGGTGCCCGTATGCGGATGGCTCCTCTGGCGCTGGCGCGAATTCTTCTGGAGCGCGGTCATGAACCGGTGCTGCAGGTGACCTGCCGGGACCGCAATCGCATCGCCTTGCAAGCCGATCTGCTCGGTGCTGCAGCGCTCGGCATTGAAAATCTGCTGGTCCTGTCTGGTGATCATCCCCGTTTCGGCGACCATCCCGGCGCCCGACCGGTGTTTGACCTTGATTCCGTCCAGTTGCTCCGTGGTATTCAGCAGCTGCAGTCCGGAATAGACATGGGCGGCAGCCGTTTGCAATCAGCACCGCACTTTTTTGTCGGTGCCTCTGCGGCGCCTGCTGCACAGCCCATGGAACCGGCCCTGTTGAAAATCGTTAAGAAAATTTCCTGCGGGGCGCAATTTTTTCAGACTCAGGCCGTATTCGAACATAATCAGCTTGAAAAATTTATGGGATTTCTGGCAAATTATCGCGTCCCGGTGATCCTCGGGGTGGTCCTGATTAAGAATGTCAAGGTTGGCGAATTTTTGAACAGGCACATTCCTGGTATACAGGTGCCGCCCGATCTGTTAAAACGCCTTGAGGTGGCATCCGATCCGTTGGCCGAAGGGGTGAGTTTTGCTCGCGAGGCGGTCTTTTGGGCGCGTCAGTTTTGCCAAGGAGTCCATCTGATGACATTCGGTCGCGAGGATTTGATTCCGGCAATATTGGCCGACTAA
- a CDS encoding 3-deoxy-7-phosphoheptulonate synthase codes for MVQTNNLNVLDISPIIAPAELKQVFPLSLAGAKFVSDSRTAIKAILRGEDPRLMAVVGPCSIHDPKAALEYATRLAGLAKKVKEQIFVIMRVYFEKPRTTIGWKGLINDPDLDGTHQISKGLGVARQLFCAMTELDLPVASEMLDPITPEYLSDIISWGAIGARTTESQTHREMASGLSFPVGFKNGTDGNLKVAMDAMSAACRPHSFLGINNEGRSSIVQTSGNPDVHIVLRGGNDAPNYFPEDIEKTGAMLTESKLPTAIMVDCSHANSCKDHNRQKEVLDNVIGQLIEKPGSITGVMIESNLNAGNQSIPEDLKQLQYGVSVTDKCVDWETTEEMLLNACSRLAARS; via the coding sequence ATGGTTCAGACCAACAATCTCAATGTTCTCGATATCAGCCCAATCATTGCCCCGGCTGAATTAAAGCAGGTCTTTCCGCTATCCCTTGCCGGAGCAAAATTTGTCAGCGACAGCCGCACCGCGATCAAAGCGATCCTGCGCGGCGAAGACCCTCGCCTGATGGCCGTAGTCGGCCCCTGCTCAATTCATGATCCCAAAGCCGCCCTTGAATATGCCACCCGTCTGGCTGGCCTGGCCAAGAAGGTGAAGGAGCAAATATTCGTTATTATGCGGGTTTATTTCGAAAAACCACGCACGACTATCGGCTGGAAAGGTTTGATCAACGACCCTGACCTGGACGGAACCCATCAGATATCGAAAGGCCTGGGGGTGGCCAGGCAGCTGTTCTGCGCCATGACCGAACTGGATCTTCCCGTCGCCAGTGAAATGCTGGACCCGATCACGCCCGAGTACCTGTCGGATATCATCAGCTGGGGCGCCATCGGCGCCAGAACCACCGAGTCGCAGACCCACCGAGAGATGGCCAGCGGTCTGTCCTTTCCAGTCGGTTTCAAAAACGGCACTGACGGCAACCTCAAAGTCGCCATGGATGCCATGTCCGCAGCCTGCCGCCCACACAGCTTTTTAGGCATCAACAATGAAGGCCGCTCATCAATCGTGCAAACCTCAGGTAATCCGGATGTGCATATCGTCCTGCGCGGAGGCAACGATGCACCCAACTATTTCCCGGAAGACATCGAAAAAACCGGCGCGATGCTGACGGAGAGCAAACTGCCGACAGCAATCATGGTCGATTGCAGCCACGCCAATTCCTGTAAAGATCACAACCGGCAGAAGGAAGTTCTGGACAATGTCATCGGCCAGTTGATTGAAAAGCCTGGCTCCATTACCGGAGTCATGATCGAAAGCAACCTGAACGCCGGCAACCAGAGCATACCTGAGGACTTGAAGCAACTGCAGTATGGGGTATCGGTAACCGACAAATGCGTTGACTGGGAGACCACCGAAGAAATGTTGCTCAATGCCTGCTCAAGATTGGCGGCAAGATCCTAG
- a CDS encoding methylenetetrahydrofolate reductase C-terminal domain-containing protein codes for MIVSAPKDRQRLKELLRPDDRVFLIGCGSCATVCKIGGEEEVFAFQEWLETQGHEVTGSMVLNEACHIMRAARELRRFHGQVEEADVLLVLACGAGAQSISDCTDKVVLTGVDPMFLGNVRRYGQFEEKCSLCGDCLLNESAGICPVTTCAKGLLNGPCGGMADGQCETDHDRECAWVRIYQRLQGREQTIFSLVVPPKDWSRKFKPGQHQLRKTPSAGGDE; via the coding sequence ATGATTGTCAGCGCTCCCAAAGATCGTCAGCGGTTGAAAGAGTTGCTGCGCCCCGATGACCGGGTTTTTCTGATCGGTTGCGGTTCTTGTGCCACGGTGTGCAAGATCGGAGGAGAGGAAGAGGTCTTCGCCTTTCAGGAATGGTTGGAGACGCAGGGGCATGAGGTGACCGGGAGCATGGTCCTGAACGAAGCCTGCCACATCATGCGGGCGGCGCGTGAGCTGCGTCGTTTTCACGGGCAGGTGGAGGAGGCGGATGTGTTACTGGTGTTAGCTTGCGGCGCCGGTGCTCAATCAATATCGGACTGTACTGATAAAGTCGTCTTAACCGGAGTTGATCCGATGTTTCTCGGCAATGTGCGCCGCTATGGGCAGTTTGAAGAGAAATGTTCTTTGTGCGGGGATTGTCTTCTCAACGAAAGCGCCGGGATCTGCCCGGTGACAACCTGTGCCAAAGGCCTTTTGAACGGCCCCTGTGGGGGCATGGCGGACGGGCAGTGCGAAACCGATCACGATCGGGAGTGCGCTTGGGTGCGTATTTATCAACGTTTGCAAGGCCGTGAGCAAACCATTTTCAGCTTGGTGGTCCCTCCGAAAGACTGGAGCCGAAAGTTTAAACCGGGCCAGCACCAACTGCGCAAAACTCCCTCGGCAGGGGGAGACGAATGA
- the gcvPA gene encoding aminomethyl-transferring glycine dehydrogenase subunit GcvPA: MAMRYLPHTDAEIQNMLDTIGVGSIDELFSGIPQNCRLQRDLNLPAAKSEAEAMALLRTLAAKNACSDQWDTFLGGGAYNHFSPAVVDHLVSRSEFYTAYTPYQPEISQGTLQAIFEFQTMICQLTGMDVANASMYDGASACAEAVLLAVRTGRKRHRILLSGALNPQYRQTVATYCQYLDVELVQVPVAAGHTDLKALESMVDDSVAAVVAGYPNYFGQIEDLAAIAKVTAAAGARLIAAVAEPLALALFKSPGELGADVVVGEGQSFGIPLSYGGPGIGFFAVKNRDMRALPGRLVGETVDLDGKRGFVLTLATREQHIRREKATSNICSNQGMCTLMVGIYLALHGKQGLRKLAQVNYAKAAYAKSQIAALDGFEIAFAGEHFNEFVVLCPEPVAALKTRLEQEQILAGIALGRDFPELPNGLLVCVTEQNSREQIDRLVNALAGGQA; the protein is encoded by the coding sequence GTGGCCATGCGTTACCTTCCTCATACCGATGCCGAGATCCAAAATATGCTGGATACTATCGGGGTCGGCTCAATCGATGAACTGTTTTCCGGTATTCCGCAGAACTGTCGACTTCAGCGTGACTTGAATCTGCCGGCCGCAAAATCAGAAGCGGAAGCGATGGCGCTGCTGAGGACGCTGGCTGCCAAAAATGCCTGCTCGGACCAGTGGGATACGTTCCTCGGTGGCGGGGCCTACAATCATTTCAGTCCGGCCGTGGTTGATCATCTGGTGAGCCGGAGTGAGTTCTATACTGCCTATACTCCGTATCAGCCGGAAATAAGCCAAGGCACCTTGCAGGCGATATTCGAATTCCAGACCATGATCTGCCAATTGACCGGGATGGATGTGGCCAATGCCTCTATGTATGACGGCGCTTCGGCTTGTGCTGAGGCCGTGCTGCTGGCTGTCCGGACCGGGCGGAAAAGGCATCGGATCCTGCTTTCCGGGGCGCTTAACCCGCAGTATCGACAAACTGTCGCAACCTATTGCCAGTACCTTGATGTGGAACTGGTCCAGGTTCCGGTGGCCGCTGGTCATACCGATCTGAAAGCACTGGAGTCGATGGTCGATGACAGCGTGGCCGCCGTTGTCGCAGGATATCCTAACTATTTCGGACAGATCGAAGACCTTGCTGCGATCGCGAAGGTGACTGCCGCTGCCGGCGCACGGCTTATCGCCGCCGTCGCGGAACCGCTCGCGTTGGCCCTGTTTAAATCTCCCGGCGAACTTGGTGCCGATGTAGTGGTCGGTGAAGGACAAAGTTTCGGGATACCCCTTTCTTACGGTGGTCCGGGGATTGGTTTTTTTGCCGTTAAAAACAGAGATATGCGAGCTTTGCCCGGCCGGCTGGTTGGCGAGACCGTCGACCTGGATGGCAAGCGCGGTTTTGTTCTGACCCTGGCGACCCGGGAGCAGCATATCCGTCGGGAAAAGGCCACCTCGAATATCTGTTCCAATCAGGGGATGTGCACCCTGATGGTGGGTATTTATCTGGCCCTGCACGGCAAGCAGGGGTTACGCAAGCTGGCTCAGGTGAATTATGCCAAGGCGGCCTATGCCAAGTCCCAGATCGCCGCGCTTGACGGCTTCGAAATCGCTTTTGCTGGGGAGCACTTCAATGAATTTGTCGTGCTCTGCCCGGAACCGGTTGCGGCATTGAAAACTCGCCTGGAGCAGGAACAAATCCTGGCCGGGATTGCCTTGGGCCGGGATTTTCCCGAACTGCCCAACGGATTGCTGGTTTGTGTGACGGAACAGAACAGCCGTGAGCAGATTGATCGTCTGGTCAATGCTCTGGCAGGAGGTCAGGCATGA
- a CDS encoding DUF3047 domain-containing protein: protein MSAEPLVVADFSADLNSWDAKVFKAGNHYEIQTNADGNRVLHVLSHNSATGLIRKIEFDLHQYPVLSWRWKISHTLEKGDAHRKAGDDYAARIYVIFPHWIKPLTRTINYIWANRLPVNEAIPNRYFSRAMMLAVESGDPKAGQWVTEQRNLLDDYRRLFGEEPSLAGGIAIMTDTDNTGESVEAWYDDIVLHPAD, encoded by the coding sequence TTGTCTGCTGAGCCGCTGGTTGTCGCTGATTTCAGTGCTGATCTCAACTCCTGGGACGCCAAGGTCTTTAAAGCTGGCAATCACTATGAAATACAGACCAACGCGGACGGCAACCGGGTTTTGCACGTGCTCAGTCACAACAGCGCCACGGGACTAATCCGGAAAATTGAGTTCGATCTTCATCAATACCCCGTTCTGAGCTGGCGCTGGAAGATCAGCCATACTCTTGAAAAAGGGGATGCACACCGGAAGGCAGGTGATGATTACGCAGCCCGGATCTATGTCATCTTTCCGCACTGGATCAAGCCGCTGACCAGAACCATCAACTATATTTGGGCAAATCGTTTGCCGGTTAACGAGGCGATCCCGAACCGCTATTTTTCGCGGGCCATGATGCTTGCTGTCGAATCAGGAGATCCCAAGGCCGGGCAGTGGGTTACCGAACAGCGCAACCTGCTTGACGATTATCGTCGGCTATTCGGCGAGGAGCCATCCCTCGCCGGGGGGATTGCCATCATGACCGATACCGACAATACCGGCGAAAGCGTCGAGGCCTGGTACGACGATATCGTTCTTCATCCGGCTGATTGA
- a CDS encoding DivIVA domain-containing protein — MRITPIEVQQQRFKSRLFGYDTAEVDHFLELLAEELERLYKQNNELKESLAKTADALEQMRGRERSLQETLVTAQQMTEEMKNNARREGDIVLAEAHIEAERIIRNANEQRLNLLSEIQDIKRQKVSFEVGLRALIENHLHLLNMDMLPIEEQEQRRLLQTRFSPEEIDDSIDGSLDP; from the coding sequence ATGCGGATAACTCCGATCGAAGTGCAGCAGCAGCGGTTTAAGTCGCGGCTGTTCGGTTATGATACGGCCGAGGTCGATCATTTTCTGGAATTGCTCGCTGAGGAACTGGAGCGGCTCTATAAACAGAACAATGAGCTCAAGGAAAGCCTGGCCAAAACCGCTGATGCCCTGGAACAGATGCGTGGGCGGGAGCGCTCATTGCAGGAGACTCTGGTAACGGCTCAGCAAATGACCGAGGAGATGAAGAACAATGCGCGCAGAGAAGGGGATATCGTTCTTGCTGAGGCGCATATCGAGGCGGAGAGGATCATTCGCAATGCCAATGAGCAGCGCCTGAATCTGCTGAGTGAGATCCAGGATATCAAACGCCAGAAGGTTTCCTTTGAGGTCGGTTTGAGGGCTTTGATTGAAAACCATCTGCACCTGCTGAATATGGATATGCTGCCGATTGAAGAACAGGAGCAACGCCGTCTGCTGCAGACCCGTTTCAGTCCGGAAGAGATTGACGACTCCATTGATGGTTCTCTGGACCCCTGA
- the gcvT gene encoding glycine cleavage system aminomethyltransferase GcvT, whose protein sequence is MKKTPLNELHHHLGARMVEFGGWEMPVQYSGVIAEHLAVRQAAGLFDVSHMGEIEVSGPQAFEFLQYATTNDLSKLVDGQVQYTALCYRDGGVVDDLTLYRKGAESFLLCVNAANTDKDFSWLQSLQADSGIGDVVLVDNSRDYAQLALQGPAAEKILQQLTDIKLSALKYYHFVQGQVAGLEMLVSRTGYTGEDGFELYCAADDGVQLWQALSAAGQSAGLVPVGLGARDTLRLEKGYALYGHEINAEILPLEARLGWITKLDKGDFCGRNALQKAKDVGLKRQLVALALTENGVPRDGYPVFCRDRQVGYVTSGTMSPSLKKGIALALIETAVAESTEPLSIGIRKKTVTTTRTALPFV, encoded by the coding sequence ATGAAAAAAACACCGCTCAACGAGTTGCACCATCACCTTGGTGCCCGTATGGTAGAGTTTGGCGGATGGGAAATGCCGGTACAGTATAGCGGGGTCATTGCCGAACATCTGGCGGTACGCCAGGCCGCAGGACTGTTCGATGTCTCTCATATGGGGGAGATTGAGGTCAGTGGCCCGCAGGCGTTCGAGTTTTTGCAGTATGCCACCACCAATGACCTGAGCAAGCTGGTTGACGGGCAGGTCCAGTATACCGCACTCTGTTACCGGGATGGCGGGGTTGTTGATGATCTGACCCTCTATCGCAAAGGAGCGGAGAGTTTTCTTCTCTGTGTCAATGCCGCCAATACCGATAAGGATTTTTCCTGGCTGCAGAGCTTGCAAGCTGACAGCGGGATAGGGGATGTGGTCTTGGTCGACAATAGCCGGGATTATGCCCAACTGGCACTGCAGGGGCCGGCGGCGGAAAAAATTCTGCAGCAGCTCACAGATATCAAGTTGAGCGCGCTCAAATATTATCATTTTGTGCAGGGGCAGGTCGCGGGTCTGGAGATGCTTGTTTCACGGACCGGCTATACCGGTGAGGATGGCTTTGAGCTGTACTGCGCTGCCGACGATGGGGTGCAGCTATGGCAGGCTTTGAGCGCTGCCGGGCAATCGGCAGGATTGGTACCGGTCGGTTTGGGCGCGCGCGATACCCTACGGCTGGAAAAGGGCTATGCCTTGTATGGCCATGAGATCAACGCGGAGATCCTTCCTCTTGAGGCCCGGCTGGGTTGGATAACCAAACTGGATAAAGGGGATTTCTGCGGTCGAAATGCTTTGCAAAAGGCCAAGGATGTCGGATTGAAGCGGCAACTGGTTGCTTTAGCCCTGACCGAGAATGGGGTGCCGCGGGATGGTTATCCGGTGTTTTGCCGGGATCGTCAGGTTGGCTATGTGACCAGTGGGACTATGTCGCCAAGTTTGAAAAAAGGTATTGCGCTGGCCCTGATTGAGACCGCCGTTGCCGAGTCGACAGAACCTTTGTCCATCGGTATTCGAAAAAAGACAGTCACAACAACGAGGACGGCCTTGCCGTTTGTCTAA
- the thiF gene encoding sulfur carrier protein ThiS adenylyltransferase ThiF: MRIFYNETPLEIPPGTTLFQLQRQLKPDADIVILNGYPLSADRLLQAEDHISLIRRGEQPSADDLEQLLAARHTPGVHQRLKSSCVGIAGVGGLGSQVAVALARVGVGQLIIADYDVVEPSNLNRQQYFIDQIGMPKVEALRDNLRRINPWTRVAAHNVKISSSNLRTVYASVDVLAEAFDAADQKAFLVSCFLQTLPGKPLVAASGMAGFGPANNIKTRKMTDNFYLCGDGSAAARPGCGLMAPRVGIVAHHQANAIVRLLLNQSPETEE, from the coding sequence ATGCGTATTTTTTATAACGAAACCCCCCTGGAGATTCCACCCGGCACCACCCTCTTCCAATTGCAGCGGCAACTGAAACCGGACGCCGATATCGTTATTCTAAACGGCTATCCTCTCTCAGCGGATCGTTTGTTACAGGCGGAGGACCACATCAGCCTTATCCGCCGGGGCGAACAGCCATCAGCCGATGACCTGGAACAGCTCTTGGCAGCCCGCCACACCCCGGGAGTCCACCAGCGCTTGAAAAGCAGTTGTGTCGGCATTGCCGGGGTCGGCGGTCTTGGCTCCCAGGTAGCCGTTGCCCTCGCCCGGGTCGGAGTCGGTCAGCTGATCATTGCAGACTACGATGTAGTCGAACCCTCCAACCTCAATCGCCAACAGTATTTCATCGATCAGATCGGCATGCCCAAAGTCGAAGCGCTGCGCGACAACCTGCGACGAATTAATCCTTGGACCCGCGTTGCTGCCCACAATGTCAAAATTTCCAGCTCAAATCTAAGGACCGTGTATGCGTCAGTCGATGTGCTTGCCGAGGCGTTTGATGCTGCGGATCAGAAGGCCTTTCTGGTCAGCTGTTTCCTGCAGACCCTGCCGGGCAAACCGTTGGTTGCTGCTTCGGGGATGGCCGGGTTCGGCCCGGCCAACAACATAAAAACCCGTAAAATGACGGATAATTTTTATCTATGCGGTGATGGCAGTGCCGCAGCCCGACCAGGCTGCGGATTGATGGCCCCCAGGGTCGGCATCGTTGCTCACCACCAGGCCAACGCCATCGTGCGCTTACTGCTGAATCAATCCCCGGAAACCGAGGAGTAA
- the gcvH gene encoding glycine cleavage system protein GcvH — protein sequence MDFPDDLKYTEEHEWVLVEDDIVTIGITDFAQEQLGDVVFVELPEVGDDLEAGKSFGVVESVKAVSDIYAPVSGEVVEINDELPNEPEIINSSPYDDGWLVRLKLTDPGELDDLMDADAYQEFIEQE from the coding sequence ATGGATTTTCCTGATGATTTGAAGTACACGGAAGAACACGAATGGGTCCTGGTCGAAGATGATATCGTAACCATCGGGATAACAGACTTTGCCCAGGAACAGCTTGGTGATGTGGTCTTTGTCGAACTGCCTGAAGTCGGCGATGATCTGGAAGCTGGGAAAAGTTTTGGCGTTGTCGAATCAGTCAAGGCCGTTTCCGATATTTATGCGCCAGTCAGTGGGGAGGTCGTCGAAATTAATGATGAACTCCCTAACGAACCGGAGATCATCAATAGCTCTCCTTACGATGATGGCTGGCTAGTCAGGCTGAAGCTGACCGATCCGGGTGAACTGGACGATCTCATGGACGCCGATGCCTACCAGGAATTTATCGAGCAAGAATAG
- a CDS encoding DUF167 domain-containing protein — translation MNASWFQPHAEGVVVNILVQPRASRNELVGLQGDCLKIRLTSPPVEGAANKSCRDFLAKLLGVGKGRVALVAGQKSRQKRFLILDVDSALVRAVIEPILAHAS, via the coding sequence ATGAACGCATCCTGGTTTCAGCCGCATGCCGAAGGGGTTGTGGTCAACATTCTGGTTCAGCCGCGGGCCAGCCGCAATGAGCTGGTCGGACTCCAGGGCGACTGTCTTAAAATCCGCCTGACCTCGCCGCCCGTGGAAGGGGCCGCCAATAAAAGCTGCCGTGATTTCCTGGCCAAACTTCTGGGGGTTGGCAAAGGACGGGTCGCTCTTGTGGCCGGGCAAAAATCGCGGCAAAAGAGGTTTTTAATTCTCGATGTTGATTCAGCACTCGTCCGCGCGGTGATCGAACCGATTCTGGCACATGCTTCTTGA